In Hwangdonia lutea, a single window of DNA contains:
- a CDS encoding eCIS core domain-containing protein, with product MFKSATVDRASAKSSNSAPFHRETEQDAFIQPKLNIGKPNDKYEKEADHVADKVVNKTNVYGESPFFSPLTTIQKRNIQKQEDKESVQEKPIAETITPLVQLEPSEEEETIQEKCHTCENNDTIQKQDNEEEENVQAKTNTNTPKNPIANLGSRIQQNRGRGKPLDKPILTKMQQGFGVDFSGVKIHTNSQSVAMNRDLGARAFTNKNDIFFNEGEFNPQSKDGQTLLAHELTHTIQQGASARMKTDVQKRENVVDMAELIKQIIQSSKEQKDALDPTKANETRKDAAAKGVEAEAQANSKIPEVEPSEPDLPETDVDTDASRIATPIPKEPDVVVPSSQKKQDTSSASQNTAQNPAQESTSVDNETQAASNVSTNKVSDVHAETTAPKPAINANNQKEEGGETLQYLEQESADVCNKGAQKAQKLADNESAHDTAEAKANQTEVAVVPPENEGQSRGNADQVKTLEKAQAPESNEQAIKREMDKAISDAVPKKIKELNEFESGKKAQVIGNKVLASTAKQVGEVKGTYNEIDKKAEAHESDVPVAIPSIEQSPNTPALNLGKGAVPSVPQEQTDLSNFEEEADNIYEKEGISKDMQAEFENVDSGDIAEANKEKSVLKDKVANEPANLQDFAKQKQNKVETDLQAEEAEAKSSMEAKRQKELESAKSTQVKTKTDMEKKREAVTQWINNRYTKAKDFVTEKLNKLETQALNTFDAGQKLHAIRFEQNVKRRVNAWKSDRYSGFWGAAKWVKDKFVGIDHFPEIKTIFTTERATFVKAIDVLILNINKENEKTIQQCKEEIVNAKTDIQEFIDKLGPDLIDVGKKAQEDTAKKLAKLDKHIDQEKKKLQQKLCDKKDEAIKAIDKKIEAMKAEMSGLVSKLGGLLLYAAKKFFKWAISKIGGSADKIISALDKGATVLKKLFTDPIGFFKNLVKAVGGGIKGFVTNIVSWLKKGLVSWLMGQMGDSGLELPKKFDMKGIIFLGLQVAGLTWNVIRARIVKNLGPKGETIMSAAEKTADIIKRVVIEGPIALWNIIVEKAGEIKTKVMEGIRNWAITQIIKKMSFKLMSMLNPAGAILQAIMLLYDVVMFFIENWNRIVDFVKSVFDSVGEIASGALGKASQFIENTLGKTVPIILSFAARFVGLSGIGKAIRKVIKAIQKPFKKILDKMIKFLVKKVKKLFKFGKAKVKGAVASVLQWWKLKKKFKGKDGKEHSLYIRGNGKKAKLMVASNPTNVGVLLKHKLKTADNTKKISIQSAIEKADKVNSIIESLSKEKDEKKSTNLNNKLKTQTTAMKTMLSTIMDVDDHKIKVFLDKWLGKKVKTSKQALNKNFVKAANKVGYNFFESENEKQIRRSSKENLPKLTINEGVLMEGVESSEKPTHNNFIPDAITITEQNGKYIATYTTKSSDGKKTAEFKIELSFDAVVDDLPDATQVRKVKGEGLSSKTKDVGRGKWDSAVGGFDNAHIIGDQFGGSGKNFGMNIHPSSPGYNREKMASVENKMASEFKTKGGQYDLEATAYLKDDIDSDSNLKRLLVKEFKKDNPKNGAVPKEIKATAENKLIQSLQKNISADVKALPAQFIRVAYHSKSISSHFGDDNFDSASKTITLGQDSDYESLKDRFKTEQVASGTTKSKV from the coding sequence ATGTTTAAATCGGCAACAGTAGATAGGGCAAGTGCTAAATCAAGCAACTCTGCTCCTTTTCACAGAGAAACGGAGCAAGACGCTTTTATACAGCCCAAACTTAATATTGGCAAACCCAACGATAAGTACGAAAAAGAAGCTGACCATGTTGCCGATAAAGTGGTTAACAAGACCAACGTCTACGGAGAATCTCCGTTTTTTTCGCCATTAACGACTATTCAAAAAAGGAACATTCAAAAACAAGAAGACAAAGAAAGTGTTCAAGAGAAACCTATTGCCGAAACCATAACTCCATTGGTTCAACTTGAGCCCTCTGAAGAAGAGGAAACCATTCAAGAAAAATGCCACACCTGTGAAAATAACGATACCATTCAGAAACAGGACAACGAGGAAGAAGAAAACGTACAGGCCAAAACCAATACCAATACGCCAAAAAATCCGATTGCAAATCTGGGAAGCCGTATTCAACAAAATCGAGGAAGGGGCAAGCCGCTTGATAAACCTATTTTAACTAAAATGCAACAAGGCTTTGGTGTAGATTTTAGTGGTGTTAAAATTCATACAAACTCGCAGTCGGTTGCCATGAACCGCGATCTTGGAGCTAGGGCTTTTACTAACAAAAACGACATCTTTTTTAACGAAGGCGAATTCAATCCGCAATCAAAAGACGGACAAACATTATTGGCCCACGAGTTAACGCACACCATTCAGCAAGGAGCATCTGCACGTATGAAAACTGATGTTCAAAAGCGTGAAAATGTGGTTGATATGGCAGAACTGATCAAACAAATCATACAGAGTAGCAAAGAACAAAAAGACGCATTAGACCCCACAAAAGCAAACGAAACCAGAAAAGATGCGGCTGCAAAAGGCGTAGAGGCCGAAGCGCAAGCCAACTCCAAAATACCCGAAGTTGAGCCTTCAGAACCTGATTTGCCAGAAACTGATGTAGACACCGATGCTTCAAGAATTGCAACACCCATTCCTAAAGAACCGGATGTTGTAGTGCCTTCATCACAGAAAAAGCAAGACACATCTTCAGCTTCACAAAATACAGCGCAAAACCCTGCTCAAGAATCTACTTCAGTTGACAATGAAACCCAAGCTGCTTCCAACGTTTCAACAAATAAAGTATCGGATGTACACGCTGAAACTACAGCGCCAAAACCAGCCATTAACGCAAATAATCAAAAAGAAGAAGGCGGGGAAACCTTACAATATTTAGAACAGGAAAGTGCCGACGTATGCAATAAAGGCGCGCAAAAAGCACAAAAACTAGCGGATAACGAATCGGCTCACGATACTGCCGAAGCCAAAGCAAACCAAACCGAGGTAGCGGTCGTACCACCAGAAAACGAAGGGCAATCGCGAGGGAACGCAGACCAAGTTAAAACACTGGAAAAAGCTCAAGCGCCCGAATCTAACGAGCAAGCTATTAAACGCGAGATGGACAAGGCGATTTCTGATGCCGTCCCCAAAAAAATAAAAGAGCTTAACGAGTTTGAATCAGGAAAAAAAGCACAGGTTATAGGCAATAAGGTCTTAGCGAGCACCGCAAAACAGGTTGGGGAGGTTAAGGGCACTTACAACGAAATTGACAAAAAGGCCGAAGCCCACGAAAGCGATGTGCCCGTAGCTATACCGAGTATTGAACAATCCCCGAACACACCCGCGCTAAATCTTGGTAAAGGCGCTGTTCCGTCGGTGCCACAAGAGCAAACCGATTTGTCGAATTTTGAAGAAGAAGCCGATAATATTTATGAAAAAGAAGGCATTTCGAAAGATATGCAGGCAGAATTTGAAAATGTTGATAGCGGCGATATTGCCGAGGCAAACAAAGAGAAAAGCGTGCTGAAGGACAAAGTGGCCAATGAACCGGCAAATTTGCAAGATTTTGCAAAACAAAAGCAGAACAAGGTGGAAACCGATCTTCAGGCAGAAGAAGCCGAGGCGAAGTCTTCTATGGAAGCCAAAAGGCAAAAAGAATTAGAAAGCGCCAAATCCACACAGGTTAAAACCAAAACCGACATGGAGAAAAAACGTGAGGCTGTAACCCAATGGATAAACAACCGGTACACAAAGGCGAAGGATTTTGTAACCGAAAAACTTAACAAACTCGAAACACAGGCACTAAACACATTTGATGCTGGACAAAAATTACATGCCATTCGATTTGAACAAAATGTGAAGCGCAGGGTGAACGCATGGAAATCCGATCGTTATTCCGGGTTTTGGGGTGCTGCAAAATGGGTTAAGGATAAATTTGTGGGCATCGATCATTTTCCTGAAATCAAAACCATATTTACTACCGAGCGCGCCACTTTTGTAAAGGCAATTGATGTACTGATTTTAAACATCAACAAAGAAAACGAAAAAACAATCCAGCAGTGCAAAGAGGAAATTGTTAATGCCAAAACCGACATTCAAGAGTTTATCGATAAGCTCGGGCCCGATCTTATCGATGTAGGCAAAAAAGCACAAGAAGACACAGCCAAAAAGTTGGCCAAATTAGATAAGCACATTGACCAAGAAAAGAAAAAACTCCAGCAAAAATTATGCGATAAAAAAGATGAAGCCATAAAAGCCATCGATAAAAAGATTGAAGCCATGAAAGCGGAAATGAGCGGTCTGGTTTCAAAATTGGGAGGACTGTTGCTTTACGCGGCAAAAAAATTCTTTAAATGGGCCATTTCTAAAATTGGAGGTAGTGCTGATAAAATCATATCAGCTTTAGATAAAGGGGCAACTGTTCTCAAAAAACTCTTTACAGATCCCATTGGTTTCTTTAAAAATTTGGTAAAAGCCGTTGGTGGAGGTATTAAAGGTTTTGTTACAAACATTGTATCGTGGCTAAAAAAAGGACTGGTAAGTTGGCTTATGGGGCAAATGGGCGATAGCGGTTTGGAGTTGCCTAAAAAGTTTGATATGAAAGGCATTATATTCTTGGGGCTTCAAGTAGCAGGCCTTACCTGGAATGTTATTCGTGCTCGGATAGTAAAAAACCTTGGGCCAAAAGGCGAAACGATCATGTCTGCCGCCGAAAAAACGGCCGATATCATCAAACGTGTCGTCATCGAAGGGCCCATAGCCCTTTGGAATATTATTGTAGAAAAGGCTGGCGAGATTAAAACCAAGGTTATGGAAGGCATTCGCAATTGGGCGATTACCCAGATTATCAAAAAAATGTCTTTTAAACTGATGAGTATGCTCAATCCCGCAGGAGCCATCCTTCAAGCCATAATGTTGTTGTACGACGTAGTGATGTTTTTTATTGAAAATTGGAACCGCATTGTAGATTTCGTAAAATCCGTATTCGATTCAGTAGGTGAAATTGCCAGTGGTGCCTTGGGTAAAGCCTCACAATTCATAGAAAACACCCTTGGTAAAACCGTACCGATTATATTGTCGTTTGCCGCTCGATTTGTTGGGCTTTCGGGAATTGGTAAAGCCATACGTAAGGTTATTAAAGCTATTCAGAAACCTTTCAAAAAGATTTTGGATAAAATGATTAAGTTTTTGGTGAAAAAGGTTAAAAAATTGTTTAAGTTTGGAAAAGCTAAGGTTAAGGGTGCTGTGGCTTCGGTTTTGCAGTGGTGGAAATTAAAAAAGAAATTTAAAGGAAAAGATGGTAAGGAACACTCACTTTATATACGTGGCAATGGTAAAAAGGCTAAATTAATGGTTGCGAGTAATCCCACAAATGTTGGTGTTTTACTGAAGCATAAATTGAAAACTGCGGATAACACAAAAAAAATAAGTATTCAGTCTGCAATTGAAAAAGCCGATAAGGTGAATTCTATTATTGAATCGTTATCCAAAGAAAAAGACGAAAAGAAAAGCACTAATCTTAATAATAAACTTAAGACGCAAACCACTGCAATGAAAACAATGCTCTCAACTATTATGGATGTTGATGACCATAAAATTAAGGTGTTTTTGGATAAATGGCTTGGAAAAAAGGTTAAAACCTCTAAACAAGCGTTGAACAAAAACTTTGTAAAGGCAGCAAACAAAGTGGGGTATAATTTTTTTGAATCAGAAAATGAAAAACAGATTAGAAGAAGTTCTAAAGAAAACCTTCCTAAACTTACCATAAATGAAGGTGTGCTTATGGAAGGTGTGGAGTCATCTGAGAAACCAACACATAATAATTTTATTCCAGACGCCATAACCATCACAGAACAGAACGGTAAGTACATTGCTACTTATACTACAAAGAGCTCTGACGGCAAGAAAACTGCCGAATTTAAAATTGAGTTGTCCTTTGATGCAGTTGTTGATGATTTACCAGATGCGACCCAAGTAAGAAAAGTTAAAGGTGAAGGTTTAAGCAGTAAAACAAAAGATGTTGGAAGAGGAAAATGGGATAGTGCTGTAGGTGGTTTTGACAATGCACATATTATTGGAGATCAATTTGGGGGTTCTGGTAAAAACTTTGGAATGAACATTCACCCTTCATCTCCTGGCTATAATCGTGAAAAAATGGCTTCAGTAGAAAATAAAATGGCGAGTGAATTTAAAACAAAAGGAGGACAGTATGATTTGGAGGCGACTGCGTATCTTAAAGATGATATTGATAGCGATAGCAATCTTAAACGCCTGTTGGTAAAAGAGTTTAAAAAAGACAACCCAAAAAATGGGGCTGTTCCAAAAGAAATAAAAGCTACTGCCGAAAACAAACTGATACAAAGTTTGCAAAAAAATATTTCAGCAGATGTTAAAGCGTTGCCAGCACAATTTATAAGAGTTGCGTATCATTCTAAATCGATATCTTCTCACTTTGGAGATGATAATTTTGATAGCGCAAGTAAAACTATTACCCTTGGTCAGGATTCTGATTATGAGTCTCTTAAAGACAGGTTTAAAACTGAGCAAGTGGCTTCTGGCACAACAAAAAGCAAGGTGTAG
- a CDS encoding N-acetylmuramidase domain-containing protein — MKTLKHRSRGEAVYILEELLVTLGYDVNVSNYFGVIPKTYVTQDNKDVLYKIWTRNFYVGRDGKYNRLEKAVAISNILEFYDAAYCSASWGTFQIMDYHFKSLDYDSIGHFVSKMKEHERKYLKAFGKFISINYRSGKSMIDWLRNKNWRQFAHGYNGSGYEQNNYHTKLHKAYERFSS; from the coding sequence ATGAAAACACTAAAGCACAGGTCAAGAGGTGAAGCCGTTTATATTTTAGAAGAATTATTGGTAACATTGGGCTATGATGTAAATGTTTCCAATTATTTTGGAGTAATTCCTAAAACTTATGTTACTCAAGACAATAAAGATGTACTGTATAAAATATGGACTCGAAACTTTTATGTAGGAAGGGATGGTAAATACAATCGATTAGAAAAGGCAGTAGCAATTTCCAATATACTAGAGTTTTATGATGCTGCCTATTGTTCGGCATCTTGGGGCACATTCCAGATTATGGACTATCATTTTAAAAGTTTAGACTATGATTCCATAGGTCATTTTGTATCAAAAATGAAAGAGCACGAACGAAAATATTTAAAGGCTTTTGGTAAGTTTATTTCTATAAACTATAGAAGCGGTAAATCGATGATTGACTGGTTACGTAATAAAAATTGGCGACAGTTTGCTCATGGTTATAACGGTTCAGGGTATGAGCAAAATAATTATCACACTAAATTACATAAGGCTTATGAGCGTTTCAGTAGTTGA
- a CDS encoding ATP-binding protein, with protein sequence MSVSVVDIKQNTMFGYLKNRLIARLSYELKNESIQIVQPDLDKLRSPLQQFTLEQAFTEDEFTLLLLALIPHIFPNFLNDIISDFLPKGGEFPEFGGVKGKNHRGILPTGETVQYILAGNDLEKRIEVTELFNEDHIFAKKGILYLDSVPKGEPVMSGQLILEPEFVELLTTGTVLKPKMSSDFPAQRIETDLVWEDLILNKKTLQQIKEIETWLKYNHILLNDWNMKSRIKPGYRVMFHGPPGTGKTLTANLLGKYTERDVYRIDLSLVVSKYIGETEKNLSKLFDKAKSKDWILFFDEADAIFGKRTNVRDAHDKYANQEVSYLLQRIEAHPGLVILASNFKSNIDTAFTRRFQSMIEFELPTSMERLALWKNNLPRKITVEKSIDLDELAKKYEITGANIVNVIQYACLKTISENNKSILKSHLLEGIKKEYQKEGKSLQL encoded by the coding sequence ATGAGCGTTTCAGTAGTTGATATCAAGCAAAACACCATGTTCGGTTATCTGAAAAATCGTTTGATTGCAAGATTATCCTATGAACTGAAAAATGAATCCATTCAGATTGTGCAGCCAGATCTAGATAAGTTGAGATCACCTCTGCAACAATTTACTTTAGAACAAGCTTTTACAGAAGACGAATTTACTTTGCTTTTGCTAGCATTAATTCCTCACATTTTTCCAAATTTTTTAAACGATATCATATCAGACTTTCTGCCCAAAGGCGGAGAATTTCCAGAATTTGGTGGTGTAAAGGGTAAAAATCATCGGGGTATTTTACCAACAGGGGAGACTGTACAGTACATTTTGGCAGGAAACGATTTAGAAAAGCGTATTGAGGTTACCGAACTTTTTAATGAAGACCACATATTTGCAAAAAAAGGCATACTGTATCTAGATAGTGTGCCAAAAGGCGAGCCTGTAATGAGTGGACAACTAATACTTGAACCCGAGTTTGTTGAGCTACTCACAACAGGCACTGTTTTAAAGCCAAAAATGTCCAGCGATTTCCCAGCTCAACGTATCGAGACTGATTTGGTATGGGAAGATCTTATTCTAAATAAAAAAACGCTACAACAAATAAAGGAAATAGAAACCTGGCTTAAATACAACCATATTTTGCTAAACGATTGGAATATGAAAAGCCGCATAAAACCTGGGTATCGTGTTATGTTTCACGGGCCTCCGGGAACCGGTAAAACCTTAACAGCTAATTTACTGGGTAAATACACAGAACGCGATGTGTACCGCATAGACCTCTCGTTAGTGGTCTCAAAATATATTGGTGAAACTGAAAAAAACCTATCCAAACTTTTTGATAAAGCCAAAAGCAAAGATTGGATTCTCTTTTTCGATGAGGCCGATGCTATTTTTGGAAAGCGAACCAATGTGCGCGATGCCCACGACAAATATGCCAACCAAGAGGTTTCGTATTTGCTGCAGCGCATTGAGGCGCATCCGGGTTTGGTTATTTTGGCTTCTAACTTTAAAAGCAATATAGATACGGCGTTTACAAGACGGTTCCAGTCTATGATTGAATTTGAGTTGCCAACATCCATGGAGCGTTTGGCGCTTTGGAAAAATAATTTACCTCGTAAAATTACCGTTGAAAAATCAATTGATTTGGATGAGCTTGCCAAAAAATACGAAATTACCGGAGCGAATATTGTAAACGTAATTCAGTACGCTTGTTTAAAAACTATTTCTGAGAACAATAAATCCATTTTAAAATCGCATTTGCTTGAAGGCATAAAAAAAGAATACCAAAAAGAAGGCAAATCTCTACAACTGTAA
- a CDS encoding helix-turn-helix transcriptional regulator, translating into MSPKGNHTALNRFNNKSDQCKISDLTKACDCLDNLQISIYQLNKEKFIYSNLALKRILGNHATEIINKSWDFWFKMVSEDEVLSVKNKINNFFSMPYFNAPYVLKYHILNENGKRILIRHELLLHYLEDNVLAINYFFDITEKEKIEDYFKLANNTYKDVYDKKNLISPREEEVLKLVADGFSSKQIADKLFISNHTAITHRKNLIEKFKVKNTAQLIKRVSRNIELW; encoded by the coding sequence ATGAGCCCTAAAGGTAACCATACCGCCCTTAATCGTTTTAATAATAAATCTGACCAATGTAAAATTTCAGATTTAACCAAAGCCTGCGATTGCCTTGACAATTTACAGATATCGATTTATCAGCTTAATAAAGAAAAGTTCATTTACAGTAATTTGGCTTTAAAAAGAATTTTAGGTAACCACGCTACCGAAATTATAAATAAGAGTTGGGACTTTTGGTTTAAAATGGTGAGTGAAGACGAGGTTTTATCGGTGAAAAATAAAATAAATAACTTTTTCTCGATGCCTTATTTTAACGCTCCTTATGTTTTAAAGTATCATATTTTAAATGAAAACGGCAAAAGAATTTTGATAAGACATGAGTTATTACTTCATTATTTAGAGGACAATGTTTTAGCCATCAATTATTTTTTTGATATTACCGAAAAAGAAAAAATTGAAGACTACTTTAAGCTAGCCAATAACACGTACAAAGATGTTTATGACAAAAAGAATTTAATTTCGCCAAGAGAAGAAGAAGTTTTAAAACTAGTAGCCGATGGATTCTCTTCTAAGCAAATTGCCGATAAGCTTTTTATAAGCAATCATACCGCCATAACACATCGTAAAAATCTAATTGAAAAGTTTAAAGTAAAAAATACGGCGCAATTAATAAAAAGAGTTTCCAGAAATATAGAATTATGGTGA
- a CDS encoding alpha-amylase family glycosyl hydrolase, which translates to MKYVLIIIVFLSFFNCENRNKTSKEREKTPFVWEAANIYFLLTDRFNNGDPSNDINFNRTRQTGKLRGFKGGDLKGITQKIEAGYFTNLGVNAIWMTPIVEQIHGGTDEGTGATYGFHGYWTKDWTAIDPNFGTKEDLKNLVQVAHKHGIRILLDAVINHTGPVTEKDPVWPSNWVRTEPNCTYDSYQNTITCTLVENLPDIKTESNDAVELPPQLIKKWKSEGRYEQEIAELDTFFKRTGYPRAPRFYIMKWLTDYITEFGIDGYRVDTVKHVEEYVWQEFKTQCDYAFAAYKKQNPDNILDDNNFYLMGEVYNYGISTGKYFDFGDKKVDYFDNAFQSLINFQFKWNASQQDYETLFTSYSNYLNNDLEGFGTVNYLSSHDDGQPFDAARNKPFETATKLLLSPGTSQIYYGDESARSLIIEGTVGDATLRSKMNWTAIDKDSHTKGILRHWQKLGQFRANHPAVGAGTHQMISKTPYVFSRRFSEDNFNDLVVIGLELPQGKKVLDVSQVFKDGDILFDAYSGKTATVNKGVITFDTKFNLVLLEKAK; encoded by the coding sequence ATGAAGTATGTTTTAATTATAATAGTGTTTCTAAGTTTTTTCAATTGCGAAAACAGAAATAAAACTTCAAAAGAAAGAGAAAAAACACCATTTGTATGGGAAGCGGCCAATATATATTTTCTTTTAACCGATAGATTCAACAATGGCGACCCAAGCAACGATATTAATTTTAACAGAACTCGGCAAACGGGTAAACTTCGTGGATTTAAAGGTGGCGATTTAAAAGGCATTACACAAAAAATTGAAGCTGGTTATTTTACCAATTTAGGGGTGAATGCCATTTGGATGACGCCAATTGTGGAGCAAATTCATGGCGGAACAGACGAAGGTACCGGTGCTACCTATGGCTTTCATGGCTATTGGACAAAAGATTGGACTGCCATAGACCCCAATTTTGGAACTAAGGAAGATTTAAAAAACCTAGTACAAGTCGCCCATAAGCATGGTATTCGAATTTTGTTGGATGCCGTTATAAATCACACTGGCCCTGTTACAGAAAAAGACCCTGTATGGCCATCAAATTGGGTGCGCACCGAGCCCAATTGCACTTACGATAGCTACCAAAACACCATTACCTGTACCCTAGTTGAAAACCTTCCGGATATAAAAACCGAAAGCAATGACGCAGTTGAATTACCTCCGCAATTAATAAAAAAATGGAAATCAGAAGGTCGCTACGAACAAGAAATTGCCGAACTCGATACCTTTTTTAAAAGAACGGGATACCCCAGAGCGCCTCGGTTTTACATTATGAAATGGTTGACAGATTACATCACGGAATTTGGAATTGATGGTTATCGGGTCGATACGGTTAAGCATGTTGAAGAATATGTGTGGCAAGAATTTAAAACCCAATGCGATTATGCTTTTGCCGCTTATAAAAAACAAAATCCAGATAACATTTTAGATGACAATAATTTTTATTTAATGGGCGAAGTTTATAACTATGGTATTAGCACAGGAAAATACTTCGATTTTGGAGATAAAAAAGTAGATTATTTTGATAATGCTTTTCAAAGTCTCATCAATTTTCAATTCAAATGGAATGCTTCGCAACAAGATTACGAAACCTTGTTCACCAGTTATTCAAACTATCTTAATAATGATTTAGAAGGATTCGGTACAGTAAATTATTTGTCGTCGCACGATGATGGGCAACCTTTTGATGCCGCTCGGAACAAGCCTTTTGAAACAGCAACGAAGCTATTGCTTTCTCCCGGAACATCTCAAATATATTATGGCGATGAGTCTGCACGTTCATTAATCATTGAAGGCACCGTGGGCGATGCTACCTTACGTTCTAAAATGAATTGGACTGCTATTGACAAGGATTCGCATACTAAAGGCATTTTAAGACATTGGCAAAAATTAGGACAATTTAGAGCAAATCATCCGGCAGTGGGCGCAGGAACTCATCAAATGATTTCAAAAACACCTTACGTGTTTAGCCGAAGATTTTCAGAAGATAATTTTAATGATTTGGTCGTTATTGGTTTGGAATTACCACAGGGCAAAAAAGTTTTAGATGTGTCTCAAGTCTTTAAAGATGGGGATATTTTATTCGATGCCTATAGTGGTAAAACAGCAACAGTAAATAAAGGTGTAATTACCTTCGACACAAAATTTAATCTAGTATTATTGGAAAAAGCCAAATGA